In the Acidobacteriota bacterium genome, one interval contains:
- a CDS encoding sodium:solute symporter produces MQLHTLDLIVLIVYMLAVTGVGWYFGRKQADIRDYFLSDKNVPWWALAGSIVATETSTVTFISVPAFAFAANAAGEGGNLTFLQLVTGYMLGRLVIVFLFIPLYFRGELFTVYQVLDKRFGGTVKRTAATLFLITRSFADGIRLYSTAIVLVALTGWNYPTSILIIGLVTIVYTYLGGMSAVIWTDVVQLVIYVGGALVAAVILLNLIPGGWGEIVAVGNQYHKFQLFDFTMSLGRSYTFWAGIIGGAFLTTATHGTDQLMVQRYLCSKGAKQATVALLSSGVVVFLQFILFLFIGIMLFVFYNHAGIAALPAEVAAKADSVFPYFIVTQLPRGLVGLVIAAIFAAAMSTLSSSLNSSSATAVTDFYQSLFARGKSDEHYLKVSRILTAGWGIVQIIVAIIAITMNRRVVDAVLAIASFTNGPVLGLFFLGSLTKSVGKRGALVGVITGILFMAFVWLQLKVSWQWYVLIGSTVTFVVGYLASLALDREKILEQAAD; encoded by the coding sequence ATGCAACTACATACACTCGACCTTATCGTTCTCATCGTTTATATGCTCGCGGTGACTGGCGTCGGTTGGTATTTCGGGCGCAAACAGGCAGACATCCGCGATTATTTTCTTTCGGATAAAAACGTTCCCTGGTGGGCGCTTGCGGGATCAATCGTTGCAACCGAAACCTCGACGGTAACGTTTATCAGCGTTCCGGCATTCGCCTTTGCCGCCAATGCAGCAGGCGAAGGCGGCAACCTGACCTTTTTACAACTGGTCACCGGCTACATGCTGGGTCGCCTGGTGATCGTGTTTCTTTTTATCCCGCTCTATTTTCGCGGCGAACTGTTTACGGTTTATCAGGTACTCGATAAACGTTTCGGCGGCACCGTCAAGCGCACGGCTGCAACGCTCTTTTTAATCACCCGCTCCTTTGCCGATGGCATACGCCTCTATTCGACGGCAATCGTTCTGGTCGCGCTGACGGGATGGAACTACCCGACATCGATTTTAATCATCGGGCTGGTGACCATCGTTTACACCTATCTTGGCGGGATGTCTGCGGTGATTTGGACAGACGTTGTGCAACTGGTGATTTATGTCGGCGGCGCGTTGGTTGCCGCAGTGATTTTGCTCAACCTTATCCCCGGCGGTTGGGGCGAAATCGTCGCGGTTGGCAATCAGTATCATAAATTTCAGCTCTTTGATTTTACGATGAGCCTCGGACGCAGTTACACCTTTTGGGCGGGAATCATTGGCGGCGCATTTTTAACCACCGCAACCCACGGCACAGACCAGTTGATGGTGCAACGTTACCTGTGCAGCAAAGGCGCCAAACAGGCGACCGTTGCCCTGTTGTCGAGCGGGGTGGTGGTTTTCCTGCAATTCATTCTGTTTTTGTTCATCGGCATTATGCTCTTTGTATTTTACAACCACGCGGGCATTGCCGCGCTGCCTGCGGAGGTCGCCGCGAAAGCCGATAGCGTGTTCCCCTATTTCATTGTCACACAACTGCCGCGCGGCTTGGTCGGACTGGTGATTGCGGCGATTTTTGCGGCAGCGATGAGCACGCTCTCATCATCGCTCAACTCATCCTCGGCAACCGCGGTGACCGATTTTTATCAATCGCTTTTTGCCAGGGGTAAAAGTGACGAGCATTACTTGAAAGTCTCGCGAATCCTCACCGCAGGGTGGGGGATTGTGCAAATCATCGTGGCGATTATTGCCATCACTATGAACCGGCGCGTAGTTGATGCAGTGCTTGCCATCGCGTCGTTTACCAACGGGCCGGTGCTCGGATTGTTCTTTTTAGGCTCGCTGACCAAATCTGTCGGGAAACGCGGCGCATTGGTTGGCGTCATCACCGGCATTCTGTTTATGGCGTTCGTATGGTTGCAGTTGAAGGTTTCATGGCAATGGTATGTGTTGATTGGTTCAACCGTGACCTTTGTGGTCGGTTACCTGGCAAGCCTCGCGCTTGACCGCGAAAAAATTTTAGAGCAAGCGGCGGATTAA
- a CDS encoding BadF/BadG/BcrA/BcrD ATPase family protein yields the protein MSTAVTHHTSISQPVAPQPLRERATREVYFLGIDGGGTKTDAIITDANLRVIGQGISGGANPHRIGFDEAVSHIEDAVEAALKKAGLQIENITAACFGIAGVSHPLHYHKMKKKLESKLGIQNLELVTDARVALTGALDGKPGVIVIAGTGSIAFGINEASEEARSGGWGPTFSDEGSGYDIARQALKAIAASEDGRSEATLLKDLVFHKLGVKNLADLPSVIYTDEAKPARIAELAEVVAEAAERGDRVAQEILEGAGRELAQMAIAVIEKLGMQQQAFRVACVGSVFKSGKFLSEPFRRAIVEYAPRVEIGEPLNSPTIGAIKLAESSVVKY from the coding sequence ATGTCGACAGCCGTGACACATCATACGAGCATAAGCCAGCCGGTAGCCCCCCAGCCGCTGCGCGAAAGAGCGACGCGGGAGGTCTATTTTTTAGGCATTGATGGCGGCGGCACGAAAACCGATGCCATCATTACCGATGCCAACCTGCGGGTTATCGGTCAAGGCATCAGTGGCGGCGCCAATCCCCATCGCATAGGCTTTGATGAAGCCGTCAGTCACATCGAAGATGCGGTTGAAGCGGCGCTCAAAAAAGCCGGACTGCAAATCGAAAATATCACCGCCGCTTGTTTTGGCATCGCCGGCGTCTCTCATCCGCTCCACTACCACAAGATGAAAAAGAAACTCGAAAGCAAACTCGGAATTCAAAACCTTGAACTGGTCACTGATGCCAGAGTTGCGCTGACCGGCGCGCTTGATGGCAAACCCGGCGTCATTGTCATTGCCGGAACCGGGTCGATTGCTTTCGGCATCAATGAAGCCAGCGAAGAGGCGCGCTCAGGCGGTTGGGGGCCGACCTTCAGCGATGAAGGGTCAGGCTATGATATTGCCCGCCAGGCGTTGAAAGCGATTGCCGCATCCGAAGACGGACGTTCGGAGGCGACGCTTTTAAAAGACCTGGTTTTCCATAAACTCGGGGTTAAAAATCTCGCCGATTTGCCAAGCGTGATTTATACCGATGAAGCCAAGCCGGCGCGTATTGCCGAACTCGCGGAAGTGGTTGCCGAAGCCGCCGAGCGAGGCGACAGAGTGGCGCAGGAGATTTTAGAAGGCGCAGGTCGCGAGCTTGCGCAAATGGCAATTGCGGTGATTGAGAAACTCGGCATGCAGCAGCAGGCGTTTCGCGTGGCTTGCGTCGGAAGCGTTTTCAAGTCCGGCAAATTTTTGAGCGAACCTTTCCGTCGCGCCATTGTGGAATACGCGCCTCGGGTGGAAATCGGCGAGCCGCTCAATTCGCCGACCATCGGTGCCATCAAACTTGCAGAATCGTCAGTGGTGAAATACTAG
- a CDS encoding exo-beta-N-acetylmuramidase NamZ domain-containing protein → MNSVIACLVITLLPLSLLAQRRANANQSLSKLAVAAPESVGMDSKRLALIDEAVNDSIKRKETPGAVVLIGRQGKIVYRKAFGNRAVEPQTEAMTLDTIFDLASLTKVVATATAMMILVEQGKVRLGDPVWKYIPEFNKAGKANVTVEQLLTHRAGFVPDNSIHDYEHGAAEAMQRIYELKPDYEPGTKFIYSDVGYIVAAEIIRRVSGKTVGQFARENVFVPLGMLSTGFIHQKYGLDPYALHRSETTPIGKMTFLATYAPLAQFAPTEKRVGREGNERDFMRGEVHDPRSYLLGGVAGHAGLFSTADDLAVFCQMILNGGTYNGRRILSPYGVERMTQPRGTPLGEMRGLGWDAGTTFSSNRGDLFPLGTFGHTGFTGTSLWIDPTSQTFVVFLSNRVHPNGKGDVTRIRSFVASIVASSIIAPPFAPIFEHVAANDYYAEPRTQPARAPVIEQVHPVLTGIDVLVRDNFKQLEGRNLGLITNHTGKDRAGRATIDVFAAQKNLKLVALFSPEHGLRGLEDNFVGNTKDEKTGLPVYSLYDSKTKRPTDEMLAGIDTLVFDIQDIGCRFYTYITTCGYAMEEAARRNIKFVVLDRPNPINGNDVEGAVADEDLTKNSFIAYHPLPVRHGMTVGELMTMINAERKIGADLTVIKMAGWRRADFFDATTLTWINPSPNMRSLTEALLYPGIGLLETTNVSVGRGTDTPFEVVGAPYIDGQKLAEQLNQAGLAGARFVPVRFTPKASKFANEECGGINIIITDRATFRPVTTGIEIAYLLYRLYPTVWKVDDYLRLLVNRRTLAALKDGRLPHEIRGLWREGLSEFNSVRQKYLLY, encoded by the coding sequence TTGAATTCAGTTATTGCCTGTCTGGTTATTACGCTTCTGCCTTTGTCTCTATTGGCGCAACGGCGCGCCAATGCCAATCAATCGCTATCGAAACTCGCGGTTGCCGCGCCGGAATCCGTCGGCATGGATAGCAAACGCCTGGCGTTGATTGATGAAGCGGTAAACGATTCCATTAAACGCAAAGAGACGCCGGGCGCGGTCGTGTTGATCGGACGACAAGGCAAAATCGTTTATCGCAAAGCCTTCGGCAATCGCGCCGTTGAACCGCAGACCGAAGCCATGACCCTGGATACGATTTTCGATCTGGCGTCGCTTACGAAAGTCGTGGCGACCGCGACCGCGATGATGATTCTTGTCGAACAAGGCAAGGTAAGACTTGGCGACCCGGTCTGGAAATACATTCCCGAATTCAACAAAGCGGGCAAAGCCAATGTCACGGTTGAACAACTGCTTACGCATCGCGCAGGCTTTGTGCCTGATAATTCGATTCACGATTATGAACACGGCGCAGCGGAAGCGATGCAGCGCATCTACGAACTCAAACCCGATTACGAACCCGGCACCAAGTTCATCTATTCCGATGTCGGTTACATCGTCGCAGCGGAAATCATCAGGCGCGTTAGTGGAAAAACGGTTGGTCAATTTGCTAGAGAAAACGTCTTTGTGCCTCTTGGTATGTTATCTACCGGCTTTATACATCAAAAATATGGGTTGGACCCTTATGCGCTGCATAGGTCAGAGACAACTCCGATAGGGAAAATGACATTTCTTGCAACCTATGCTCCCCTAGCCCAGTTTGCACCAACTGAAAAACGAGTTGGTCGTGAAGGCAATGAGCGAGATTTTATGCGCGGCGAGGTTCACGACCCGCGTTCGTATCTACTTGGCGGCGTAGCCGGACACGCGGGACTGTTTTCAACTGCCGATGATTTGGCGGTCTTTTGCCAGATGATTTTAAATGGCGGCACCTATAACGGCAGGCGCATTCTCAGCCCTTACGGCGTCGAACGCATGACCCAGCCGCGCGGCACGCCGCTTGGTGAAATGCGCGGACTCGGTTGGGACGCGGGCACGACCTTTTCATCCAATCGCGGCGACCTCTTTCCGCTCGGCACCTTCGGGCACACAGGCTTTACCGGAACCAGTCTGTGGATTGACCCGACCAGTCAAACCTTCGTGGTCTTTTTATCGAATCGCGTGCATCCCAACGGCAAAGGCGATGTCACGCGCATTCGTTCATTCGTCGCCTCAATCGTTGCCAGTTCAATTATTGCGCCGCCCTTTGCGCCAATCTTTGAACACGTCGCCGCGAATGATTATTACGCCGAGCCGCGCACACAACCCGCGCGCGCGCCGGTTATCGAACAGGTGCACCCCGTACTGACCGGCATTGATGTTTTAGTGCGCGATAATTTCAAACAACTCGAAGGGCGCAACCTCGGACTCATCACCAATCACACGGGCAAAGACCGCGCCGGTCGCGCCACCATCGATGTATTTGCGGCGCAGAAAAATTTAAAACTCGTGGCGCTCTTTTCACCTGAACACGGGCTGCGCGGACTCGAAGACAATTTCGTCGGCAACACCAAAGACGAAAAGACCGGCTTGCCGGTTTATAGCCTCTACGATTCAAAGACCAAACGCCCGACCGATGAAATGCTCGCAGGCATTGATACGCTGGTCTTTGATATTCAAGACATTGGCTGTCGCTTTTATACCTACATCACGACCTGCGGCTATGCAATGGAAGAAGCGGCGCGCCGCAACATCAAATTCGTGGTTCTTGATCGTCCCAATCCGATTAACGGCAACGACGTCGAAGGCGCAGTAGCCGATGAGGACTTGACTAAAAATTCGTTTATCGCCTATCACCCTTTGCCTGTGCGTCACGGCATGACGGTTGGCGAATTGATGACCATGATTAATGCCGAAAGAAAAATCGGCGCGGATTTGACGGTGATTAAAATGGCTGGCTGGCGACGCGCAGACTTTTTCGATGCGACGACATTAACCTGGATTAATCCATCGCCGAATATGCGAAGCCTCACCGAAGCTTTGCTCTATCCGGGAATCGGCTTGCTTGAAACTACCAATGTATCTGTGGGGCGCGGCACTGATACACCGTTTGAAGTCGTCGGCGCGCCTTACATCGATGGGCAGAAACTCGCCGAACAACTCAATCAGGCGGGACTCGCGGGCGCGCGTTTCGTGCCGGTGCGCTTTACGCCGAAAGCGTCGAAATTTGCCAATGAAGAATGCGGCGGCATCAATATCATCATCACCGACCGGGCAACTTTTCGACCTGTGACAACCGGAATCGAAATCGCTTATTTGCTTTATCGGCTTTATCCAACTGTATGGAAGGTGGATGACTATTTGCGGTTGCTGGTCAATCGCCGGACGCTTGCGGCGCTCAAAGACGGCAGGTTGCCGCATGAGATACGGGGGCTTTGGCGCGAGGGTCTATCGGAGTTTAACAGTGTCAGGCAGAAGTATTTATTGTATTAG
- a CDS encoding SIS domain-containing protein yields MHMNADVGSTPITLSEIYNQANACQKTIALAQSRFAAIASLLPLEQYTDILITGCGSSHHLAICASFAWSEMLGRPVTAIAASELMHFPEHYLPPHARPLVLAISRSGGTTEVKLAVERLQRQYAARAIAMVGETGGSVASVCDVELAFTECYEHSVVMTQAFTCMLTGFYLLADAIAGGARRAEIATLPSLISAALELSEARLRQIAEDERFTRFIFLGSGAMKGLADECALKVTEMALEAALSYRTLEFRHGPKAALDAGCQVIIFPVKDELAHLRTLLDEIEATGAKALVVTDERASLVATDRDAVLGIKNNLSGIFLTALYAHVGQLMAYWRASLREANPDAPPHLARTVLLNV; encoded by the coding sequence ATGCATATGAACGCGGATGTGGGAAGTACCCCGATAACTTTAAGCGAAATTTACAATCAGGCAAACGCTTGTCAGAAAACCATCGCCCTTGCTCAGTCTCGATTTGCAGCGATTGCCTCACTCTTACCTTTAGAACAATACACCGACATTCTCATTACCGGTTGCGGTTCATCGCATCATCTGGCGATTTGCGCTTCGTTTGCCTGGAGTGAAATGCTCGGTCGTCCGGTCACTGCCATTGCCGCATCGGAATTGATGCATTTTCCCGAACATTACCTGCCACCTCATGCCCGACCGCTGGTGCTGGCGATTTCGCGTAGCGGCGGAACCACCGAAGTCAAACTCGCCGTCGAGCGATTGCAACGCCAATACGCGGCGCGCGCCATCGCTATGGTTGGCGAAACCGGCGGCAGCGTGGCAAGCGTCTGCGACGTCGAACTGGCGTTTACCGAATGTTACGAGCACTCAGTGGTGATGACACAGGCATTCACCTGTATGCTCACCGGGTTTTATCTGTTGGCGGATGCCATAGCCGGTGGCGCGCGCCGCGCCGAGATTGCCACCTTGCCCTCGCTGATTTCGGCGGCGCTTGAACTGAGTGAAGCGCGGCTCCGGCAAATTGCCGAAGATGAGCGGTTCACCCGCTTCATCTTTTTAGGGTCGGGCGCCATGAAAGGGCTTGCCGATGAATGCGCTTTGAAGGTCACCGAGATGGCGCTTGAAGCGGCGCTCAGCTATCGCACGCTGGAATTTCGTCACGGCCCGAAAGCGGCTCTAGATGCCGGTTGCCAGGTGATTATCTTTCCGGTCAAAGATGAACTGGCGCATCTCCGTACCTTGCTTGATGAGATTGAGGCGACCGGCGCAAAAGCCCTGGTGGTGACAGATGAACGCGCCTCTTTGGTTGCCACCGACAGAGATGCGGTTCTGGGAATAAAAAACAACTTGTCGGGAATTTTTCTGACAGCGTTGTATGCGCACGTAGGCCAGTTGATGGCTTACTGGCGCGCTAGTCTGCGCGAAGCCAACCCGGATGCGCCGCCGCATCTGGCGCGCACCGTTTTATTGAATGTTTGA